One Sphingomonas sp. SUN039 genomic window carries:
- a CDS encoding reverse transcriptase-like protein: MPKRLKIFFDGGCRPNPGPMEAAVVARGVTHYFDDLGDGTNNDAEWLALIAALRVAQRLGVTDFVLLGDSALVVAQANGRQRCRTPALQAHLDAFEVIGDVRTVRVRKIARSQNLAGIALDRRRHAAGIARAA, translated from the coding sequence ATGCCCAAACGCCTGAAAATTTTCTTTGACGGCGGGTGCCGACCGAATCCGGGACCGATGGAGGCCGCCGTCGTTGCGCGTGGGGTAACGCATTATTTCGATGACCTCGGCGATGGCACTAACAACGACGCCGAATGGCTGGCGCTTATCGCGGCGCTGCGAGTGGCGCAGAGGCTCGGGGTGACGGATTTCGTCCTGCTCGGCGATTCGGCATTAGTGGTCGCGCAGGCCAATGGCAGGCAACGCTGCCGCACTCCCGCGCTTCAGGCACATCTCGACGCGTTTGAAGTCATCGGCGACGTTCGGACGGTTCGAGTTCGCAAAATCGCGCGGTCGCAAAACCTGGCGGGCATTGCGCTCGACCGGCGGCGGCACGCGGCGGGTATCGCACGCGCGGCTTGA